A single genomic interval of Lathyrus oleraceus cultivar Zhongwan6 chromosome 7, CAAS_Psat_ZW6_1.0, whole genome shotgun sequence harbors:
- the LOC127105399 gene encoding uncharacterized protein LOC127105399, translated as MVFSAMFSPTLNLSISSTTNCCSRRREASRGLNSMRVRARSTEKGESKEKDEDDKSSFNPFGFVTDNASSRSAIQLPQSPAEDGNVGQMIDKIQDKGKEFGSYVKSGKLRWFVRETGSVKSRRGTIVFLHGAPTQSFSYRVVMSQLSDAGFHCFAPDWIGFGFSDKPQPGYGFNYTEKEFHDALDKLLEALKVESPFFLVVQGFLVGSYGLTWALKNSSKISKLAILNTPLTVSSPIPGLFQQLRFPLYGEFQCQNAIIAERFIEAGSPYVLKNEKADVYRLPYLASSGPGFALLEAARKANFKGTFSEIAEGFATNRWDKPVMLAWGLSDKYLPQSIAEEFQKGNPQNIKLKLIEGAGHMPQEDWPEKVVDAFRMFF; from the exons ATGGTGTTTTCTGCTATGTTTTCTCCTACTCTCAACCTTTCCATTTCTTCAACTACCAACTGTTGTAGCAGGAGAAGAGAAGCAAGCAGAGGGTTGAATAGTATGAGAGTGAGAGCTAGGTCCACAGAGAAAGGTGAATCCAAAGAGAAAGACGAAGATGATAAATCTTCGTTCAATCCTTTTGGATTTGTTACTGATAATGCATCAAGCCGTAGTGCCATTCAATTGCCTCAAAGTCCCGCTGAAGATGGCAACGTTGGACAAATGATTGAT AAAATACAAGACAAGGGCAAGGAATTCGGGTCATATGTGAAATCCGGGAAGTTGAGATGGTTTGTGAGGGAAACTG GATCAGTAAAAAGCAGACGAGGAACAATTGTTTTCCTTCACGGTGCCCCGACACAATCTTTTAGCTACCGAGTCGTTATGTCTCAG TTGTCAGATGCAGGGTTCCATTGCTTTGCACCTGACTGGATAGGATTTGGTTTCAGTGATAAACCACAACCAGGATATGGTTTTAATTACACAG AAAAGGAGTTCCATGATGCATTGGATAAACTTCTTGAAGCGTTGAAGGTCGAATCTCCGTTTTTTCTAGTTGTTCAG GGATTTCTTGTAGGTTCATATGGACTAACATGGGCCTtaaagaactcaagcaagataTCAAAGCTAGCAATACTAAACACTCCATTAACAGTTTCATCTCCTATTCCTGGATTATTTCAACAGCTAAG ATTTCCTCTATATGGTGAATTTCAATGCCAGAATGCTATTATTGCCGAACGGTTTATTGAAGCAGGTAGCCC TtatgttttgaaaaatgaaaaggCTGACGTTTACCGGCTACCTTATTTGGCAAGCAGTGGACCTGGATTTG CTCTACTTGAAGCTGCAAGAAAAGCTAATTTCAAAGGTACTTTCAGTGAAATAGCTGAAGGATTTGCAACTAACAG ATGGGATAAACCTGTGATGCTTGCTTGGGGATTATCAGACAAGTACTTGCCACAATCTATAGCAGAGGAGTTTCAGAAAGGAAATCCTCAAAACATCAAGCTTAAATTGATAGAAGGAGCTGGTCATATGCCACAAGAGGATTG GCCTGAGAAAGTTGTTGATGCTTTCAGAATGTTCTTTTGA